In Musa acuminata AAA Group cultivar baxijiao chromosome BXJ2-10, Cavendish_Baxijiao_AAA, whole genome shotgun sequence, a genomic segment contains:
- the LOC135624784 gene encoding nudix hydrolase 9-like isoform X1, translating to MSVNPLRHFSSPKLRTLLPVLPRRKIMSVSAGSGAAGATDPTDPGTAFKLLLSCPSGLPASRVFVKFDPSYDRIPHPDANLEESINEIWSQRIRQNPSLYNGIKFRYGGHAIEYVDGSGQISSVCLHMGLTDYRTFVGTNLSPLWERFLVPSTVDSLGCQHTSSPLGNGAIVETSDGKILVLQRSYNVGEFPGYFVFPGGHSEPQEIGISAHLTDKGQTESELLNHKVSMEMFDGIIREVVEEIGLPANSLTDPLFIGISCRVVNVRPTAFFFLKCNLEAKEVCKLYSSAQDGYESTQIFTVLRDDLKQMAVKMPGCHRGGYALCKLMMEATKDS from the exons ATGTCCGTAAATCCCCTCCGCCATTTCTCTTCCCCAAAGCTTCGTACTCTTCTCCCGGTCCTCCCCCGTAGAAAGATCATGTCCGTCTCTGCGGGATCAGGCGCCGCAGGAGCCACTGATCCGACGGATCCTGGCACGGCCTTCAAGCTACTCCTCTCCTGCCCCTCCGGCCTCCCCGCTTCTCGG GTTTTTGTCAAATTCGATCCGTCCTACGATCGGATCCCTCACCCGGATGCTAATTTAGAAGAATCCATAAATGAG ATATGGAGCCAACGAATTCGGCAGAATCCATCACTATATAATGGCATAAAGTTCAGA TATGGAGGTCATGCCATAGAATATGTGGATGGCTCAGGCCAAATTTCATCCGTCTGCCTTCACATGGGTCTCACGGATTACAG GACATTTGTGGGCACAAACCTGAGTCCTCTATGGGAGAGGTTTCTTGTTCCTTCAACAG TCGACTCGTTAGGGTGTCAACATACATCAAGTCCATTGGGTAATGGAGCCATAGTGGAAACATCTGATGGCAAGATTCTTGTGTTACAAAGAAGCTATAATGTGGGTGAATTTCCAGGATATTTTGTTTTCCCTGGAGGCCATTCAGAG CCCCAAGAAATTGGAATTTCAGCCCATCTGACTGACAAAGGCCAGACAGAATCTGAACTTCTAAATCATAAAGTTTCCATGGAAATGTTTGATGGTATCATTCGTGAGGTGGTTGAAGAAATTGGTCTTCCTGCAAATTCGCTG ACAGATCCTCTCTTTATAGGAATTTCTTGCCGGGTCGTGAATGTCAGGCCAACAgcctttttctttttgaagtgcAATTTGGAGGCGAAAGAAGTTTGTAAATTATATTCCAGTGCACAAGATGGATACGAGTCTACTCAGATTTTCACAGTTCTAAGA GATGATTTGAAACAAATGGCAGTGAAGATGCCTGGTTGCCATCGTGGTGGATATGCTCTATGTAAGCTGATGATGGAAGCTACTAAAGACAGCTAG
- the LOC135624784 gene encoding nudix hydrolase 9-like isoform X2, with translation MSVNPLRHFSSPKLRTLLPVLPRRKIMSVSAGSGAAGATDPTDPGTAFKLLLSCPSGLPASRVFVKFDPSYDRIPHPDANLEESINEIWSQRIRQNPSLYNGIKFRYGGHAIEYVDGSGQISSVCLHMGLTDYRTFVGTNLSPLWERFLVPSTGCQHTSSPLGNGAIVETSDGKILVLQRSYNVGEFPGYFVFPGGHSEPQEIGISAHLTDKGQTESELLNHKVSMEMFDGIIREVVEEIGLPANSLTDPLFIGISCRVVNVRPTAFFFLKCNLEAKEVCKLYSSAQDGYESTQIFTVLRDDLKQMAVKMPGCHRGGYALCKLMMEATKDS, from the exons ATGTCCGTAAATCCCCTCCGCCATTTCTCTTCCCCAAAGCTTCGTACTCTTCTCCCGGTCCTCCCCCGTAGAAAGATCATGTCCGTCTCTGCGGGATCAGGCGCCGCAGGAGCCACTGATCCGACGGATCCTGGCACGGCCTTCAAGCTACTCCTCTCCTGCCCCTCCGGCCTCCCCGCTTCTCGG GTTTTTGTCAAATTCGATCCGTCCTACGATCGGATCCCTCACCCGGATGCTAATTTAGAAGAATCCATAAATGAG ATATGGAGCCAACGAATTCGGCAGAATCCATCACTATATAATGGCATAAAGTTCAGA TATGGAGGTCATGCCATAGAATATGTGGATGGCTCAGGCCAAATTTCATCCGTCTGCCTTCACATGGGTCTCACGGATTACAG GACATTTGTGGGCACAAACCTGAGTCCTCTATGGGAGAGGTTTCTTGTTCCTTCAACAG GGTGTCAACATACATCAAGTCCATTGGGTAATGGAGCCATAGTGGAAACATCTGATGGCAAGATTCTTGTGTTACAAAGAAGCTATAATGTGGGTGAATTTCCAGGATATTTTGTTTTCCCTGGAGGCCATTCAGAG CCCCAAGAAATTGGAATTTCAGCCCATCTGACTGACAAAGGCCAGACAGAATCTGAACTTCTAAATCATAAAGTTTCCATGGAAATGTTTGATGGTATCATTCGTGAGGTGGTTGAAGAAATTGGTCTTCCTGCAAATTCGCTG ACAGATCCTCTCTTTATAGGAATTTCTTGCCGGGTCGTGAATGTCAGGCCAACAgcctttttctttttgaagtgcAATTTGGAGGCGAAAGAAGTTTGTAAATTATATTCCAGTGCACAAGATGGATACGAGTCTACTCAGATTTTCACAGTTCTAAGA GATGATTTGAAACAAATGGCAGTGAAGATGCCTGGTTGCCATCGTGGTGGATATGCTCTATGTAAGCTGATGATGGAAGCTACTAAAGACAGCTAG
- the LOC104000995 gene encoding subtilisin-like protease SBT4.3 encodes MAVLNSSTQILFSLPVLISFSLLISIASADEERKVYIVYMGDSPSSDYSAQPHHNLLNQVLEGLSSTKSLIHSYRSFNGLAARLTAKEKERIAGTKGVVSVFPSKNLQPSTTRSWDFLSFPESVKRNLPLERDIIVGVIDTGIWPESASFRDEGFGPPPRRWKGACENLKCNNKIIGARYFNSYNDTTHEASPRDYDGHGTHTASTVAGRSVRNVSLYGLAGGMARGAVPSARLAVYKVCWPAGCAGEDLLAAFDHAIADGVDIISISIGSERASDYFEDPIAIGAFHAMKKGILTSASGGNEGRSGRGTVGNVAPWMLVSAASSIDRRIIDTLVSGDRRTIVGASINTFPTQKKSYPFVYFGNGTFPPSNCTQLDKNLVKGKIVLCGSPSDGSGPLLAGAEGAVMLDKRILDSSRTFPLPALLVGYSEGKKLMEYIRKAKNPVANIHKSKTVFDSKAPVVASFSSRGPNMITPNILKPDISAPGVEILAAWSPEASMSIYPNDTRSVMYNIISGTSMACPHVTGAAAFLKSFHPEWSPAAIMSALMTTATPMNPSLHRDAELAYGAGQLNPIKALDPGLVYDASEKDYVQMLCDEGYNASTIRLITGDNSSCSGDSTRSASDLNYPSMALYVKPDEQVRGKFSRTVTNVGDANSTYKAVIKTDPNIKVSLSPTVLSFKRRYGKQQFMVRVSGGPSALNSLASAAITWSDGKHSVRSPISIFTDFTV; translated from the exons ATGGCCGTCCTCAACTCTTCAACGCAAATACTGTTCTCGCTTCCCGTCCTCATCTCCTTTTCTCTGCTCATATCCATTGCTAGTGCCGACGAAGAAAGAAAG GTTTACATTGTGTACATGGGAGATTCGCCCTCTTCGGATTACTCAGCACAGCCTCACCATAATCTACTAAATCAAGTGCTTGAGGGCCT TTCTTCCACCAAGTCTTTGATCCATAGCTATAGAAGCTTCAATGGACTGGCAGCAAGACTTACtgccaaagagaaagaaagaatagcTG GAACCAAGGGTGTTGTTTCGGTATTCCCAAGCAAAAACTTGCAACCCAGCACGACGAGGTCATGGGATTTCTTAAGCTTCCCTGAGAGCGTGAAACGAAATTTGCCATTGGAGAGAGACATCATCGTTGGTGTGATCGATACTGGTATCTGGCCGGAATCTGCATCTTTCAGGGACGAAGGATTTGGACCTCCGCCGAGAAGATGGAAGGGCGCCTGCGAGAACTTAAAATGCAATAA TAAAATCATTGGAGCACGCTACTTCAATAGTTATAATGACACGACTCATGAAGCTTCTCCACGAGACTATGATGGTCACGGCACCCATACTGCCTCAACCGTGGCAGGAAGAAGCGTGCGTAACGTCAGCCTATACGGCCTTGCCGGAGGGATGGCCAGAGGCGCGGTGCCTTCTGCTAGACTTGCGGTATACAAAGTCTGCTGGCCGGCGGGGTGTGCAGGTGAAGACTTGTTGGCTGCCTTTGACCATGCGATCGCAGATGGGGTGGACATCATCTCCATCTCGATCGGTAGCGAACGTGCGAGCGACTACTTCGAGGATCCGATAGCTATCGGTGCATTCCACGCGATGAAGAAGGGGATTCTCACATCAGCCTCTGGTGGCAACGAAGGGCGCAGTGGTCGTGGCACGGTAGGCAATGTTGCGCCATGGATGCTTGTGTCAGCAGCAAGTAGCATCGATCGTCGCATCATAGACACATTAGTTAGCGGAGATCGAAGGACCATTGTG GGAGCTTCCATCAACACATTCCCTACACAAAAGAAATCTTACCCCTTTGTATACTTTGGTAATGGGACATTTCCACCGAG CAATTGCACTCAACTGGACAAGAATTTGGTGAAAGGCAAAATAGTTTTGTGTGGATCTCCTTCCGATGGATCGGGGCCTTTGCTTGCTGGGGCTGAAGGCGCGGTGATGTTGGATAAAAGGATCCTCGATAGTTCAAGAACATTTCCTCTCCCAGCTCTTCTAGTTGGCTACTCCGAAGGCAAGAAACTGATGGAGTACATAAGAAAGGCCAA GAATCCCGTAGCCAATATACACAAGAGTAAAACAGTGTTTGATTCCAAAGCTCCGGTTGTTGCTTCCTTCTCATCCAGAGGGCCCAACATGATCACACCCAACATCTTGAAG CCTGATATAAGCGCTCCTGGAGTTGAGATTTTGGCCGCCTGGTCACCCGAAGCCTCCATGTCAATCTACCCTAATGACACGCGCTCTGTAATGTACAACATCATATCGGGAACTTCCATGGCCTGTCCTCATGTGACCGGCGCCGCCGCTTTCCTCAAGTCATTCCACCCCGAGTGGTCTCCTGCTGCCATCATGTCTGCTCTTATGACAACAG CCACCCCCATGAATCCTTCCCTGCATCGAGATGCAGAACTCGCGTACGGAGCCGGGCAACTCAATCCAATAAAGGCACTTGATCCAGGTTTAGTGTACGATGCTTCGGAGAAGGACTACGTGCAGATGTTGTGTGATGAAGGTTACAATGCATCTACAATAAGGCTTATAACCGGAGATAATAGCAGCTGTTCAGGTGATTCCACGAGAAGCGCAAGTGATCTGAACTACCCTTCTATGGCTTTATATGTCAAACCGGATGAGCAAGTCAGAGGAAAGTTCTCGAGGACAGTTACCAACGTTGGCGATGCAAATTCTACATATAAGGCAGTGATCAAAACAGATCCAAACATTAAAGTGAGTCTGAGTCCCACGGTGTTGTCATTTAAAAGAAGATACGGGAAACAACAGTTCATGGTGAGAGTTTCTGGAGGACCATCAGCGTTGAATTCTCTCGCCTCAGCTGCCATCACTTGGTCGGATGGCAAGCACAGTGTGAGAAGTCCAATCAGCATCTTCACAGATTTTACTGTTTAA
- the LOC135624787 gene encoding UDP-glucuronic acid decarboxylase 1-like, giving the protein MKQLHKQSSLNQTQLIPTYAAKPAKPQARPSSAASSPLRAAAGYLLREQRLLFVLAGAVIASTFFLLHPYYHSLSRPHPYDHLSHRLLPTFRHPSSPSFSASDGGGSVGVGGGGRRIPVGLKKPSKRIVVTGGAGFVGSHLVDKLLGRGDSVIVIDNFFTGRKDNVVHHFGNPRFELIRHDVVEPILLEVDEIYHLACPASPVHYKYNPIKTIKTNVMGTLNMLGLAKRIGARFLLTSTSEVYGDPLEHPQKETYWGHVNPIGVRSCYDEGKRTAETLTMDYHRGAEVEVRIARIFNTYGPRMCLDDGRVVSNFVAQALRKEPMTVYGDGKQTRSFQYVSDLVDGLVVLMEGEHIGPFNLGNPGEFTMLELAEVVKEVIDSSATIEFRPNTADDPHMRKPDISKAKELLNWEPKVTLRQGLPLMVTDFQKRLLSADN; this is encoded by the exons ATGAAGCAGCTCCACAAACAATCCAGCCTCAATCAGACCCAACTGATCCCCACGTACGCGGCCAAGCCCGCCAAGCCGCAGGCCCGCCCATCCTCTGCTGCTTCCTCCCCTCTGCGCGCCGCCGCCGGGTACCTACTCCGCGAGCAGCGCCTCCTCTTCGTCCTCGCAGGCGCCGTAATCGCCTCCACCTTCTTCCTTCTCCACCCCTACTACCACTCCCTCTCCCGTCCCCACCCCTACGACCACCTCTCCCATCGCCTTCTCCCCACTTTCCGCCACCCCTCCTCCCCTTCTTTTTCTGCGTCCGATGGCGGCGGAAGCGTCGGTGTAGGTGGCGGTGGGAGGAGGATACCAGTGGGGCTCAAGAAGCCGTCGAAGCGGATCGTGGTCACGGGGGGCGCCGGCTTCGTTGGAAGTCACCTGGTGGACAAGCTTTTGGGCAGGGGGGATAGCGTGATCGTGATCGATAATTTCTTCACGGGGAGGAAGGATAATGTAGTGCATCACTTCGGAAACCCGAGGTTTGAGCTGATCCGCCACGACGTTGTCGAGCCGATCTTGCTGGAGGTCGACGAGATCTACCATCTCGCCTGCCCAGCCTCACCCGTACACTACAAATACAACCCTATCAAGACTATC AAGACAAATGTGATGGGAACGTTGaacatgttaggattggcaaagagaaTTGGAGCTAGATTCCTGTTGACGAGTACTAGTGAGGTATATGGTGATCCACTTGAGCATCCACAGAAGGAGACATACTGGGGCCATGTCAATCCTATAG GTGTTAGGAGCTGTTATGATGAAGGAAAGAGAACAGCAGAAACTTTGACCATGGATTACCATCGTGGTGCTGAAGTTGAG GTCCGTATTGCACGGATATTCAATACATATGGACCTCGCATGTGCCTAGATGATGGCCGTGTTGTCAGCAACTTTGTTGCACAG GCACTTCGTAAAGAGCCCATGACAGTTTATGGTGATGGAAAGCAAACCCGAAGTTTCCAATATGTTTCAGATTTG GTTGATGGATTAGTAGTACTAATGGAAGGTGAGCACATTGGACCTTTCAACTTGGGTAATCCAGGGGAGTTCACCATGCTGGAGCTAGCTGAG GTTGTGAAAGAAGTCATTGATTCTTCTGCAACCATTGAATTCAGACCCAATACTGCAGATGATCCTCATATGCGAAAACCTGATATATCAAAGGCAAAGGAACTGCTGAATTGGGAGCCGAAGGTTACATTGCGGCAAGGGTTACCCCTAATGGTGACAGACTTCCAGAAGCGTCTCCTAAGCGCCGACAACTGA
- the LOC135625719 gene encoding uncharacterized protein LOC135625719: MSFGSKSSVSCADARWPVRPSYKWPESDAEFVKSMAGRRGERGSHRDGRKKWSPSPMVVDSYSCRQMYLRSYTFSKEETVTEKARQCLGKVKERAALLFPFLQQNSESGNEMNGRNSRRKKKKKKKGCGTDRKLREFSYSALFSIFYRFLLCTTGVEIADRR, translated from the coding sequence ATGAGCTTCGGGAGCAAGTCTTCTGTGAGCTGCGCAGACGCTCGTTGGCCGGTTAGACCAAGCTACAAGTGGCCGGAGTCCGACGCCGAGTTCGTGAAGTCGATGGCAGGAAGAAGGGGTGAAAGAGGCAGCCATCGCGATGGGAGGAAGAAGTGGAGTCCGAGTCCGATGGTGGTGGATAGCTATTCCTGCCGGCAGATGTACCTGAGGAGCTACACCTTCTCCAAGGAGGAGACTGTCACGGAGAAGGCACGGCAGTGCCTCGGGAAAGTCAAGGAGCGAGCTGCTCTTCTGTTCCCTTTTCTCCAGCAGAATTCTGAGAGCGGCAATGAAATGAACGGACGTAACagcaggaggaagaagaagaagaagaagaagggttgcGGAACAGACAGGAAGCTGAGAGAGTTCTCCTACTCGGCACTGTTCTCCAttttctaccgattcctcttgtgCACCACTGGCGTCGAAATTGCTGACCGAAGATAA
- the LOC135624782 gene encoding calcium-transporting ATPase 1, endoplasmic reticulum-type-like has product MGKGGQDEGKKGGLEQPTSNFPAWARTVHECEAEFVVSAHDGLRSEEVVKLREIYGLNELSKHSGPSIWQLVLEQFNDTLVRILLVAAVVSFVLAWYDGDEGGEMGITAFVEPLVIFLILIVNAIVGVWQENNAEKALEALKEIQSEHASVRRNGELIPNLPAKELVPGDIVELKVGDKVPADMRILHLISSTVRVEQASLTGENDAVNKTNHQVESEDIDIQGKECMVFAGTTVVNGSCICLVIQTGMNTEIGKIHSQIHEASQSEDDTPLKKKLNEFGEVLTAIIGVICAVVWLINVKYFLTWEYVDGWPRNFKFSFEKCTYYFEIAVALAVAAIPEGLPAVITTCLALGTRKMAQKNALVRKLPSVETLGCTTVICSDKTGTLTTNQMSAVRLVAMGRWADTLRTFKVDGTTYNPHDGIIHDWPTSNMDANLQMIAKIAAVCNDASVNHSAHQFVTSGMPTEAALKVLVEKMGLPGGYETSSLDSDEILRCCKWWNGMAQRVATLEFDRSRKSMGVIVKSKSGTNSLLVKGAVENLLERSAYVQLLDGSVVVLDDRSKSLILDALHKMSTTALRCLGFAYTDDLAEFATYDGEDHPAHKLLLDPSNYSSIETGLVFVGLVGLRDPPRSEVYKAIEDCRAAGIRVMVITGDNKETAEAICRDIGVFTPDEEIHSKSLTGKGFMSMSSSDKKTLLRQSGGLLFSRAEPKHKQEIVRLLREDGEVVAMTGDGVNDAPALKMADIGIAMGIAGTEVAKEASDMVLADDNFSSIVAAVGEGRSIYNNMKAFIRYMISSNIGEVASIFLTAALGIPEGLIPVQLLWVNLVTDGPPATALGFNPPDKDIMKKPPRRSDDSLITAWILFRYMVIGLYVGIATVGIFIIWYTHGSFMGIDFSGDGHTLVTYSQLSNWGECSSWEGFKVSPFTAGARQFTFDANPCDYFQTGKVKAMTLSLSVLVAIEMFNSLNALSEDGSLLSMPPWANPWLLLAMSISFGLHFLILYVPFLAQVFGIVPLSFNEWLLVLAVAFPVILIDEVLKFIGRHTSSSGAKSWSAKHKDE; this is encoded by the exons ATGGGGAAAGGAGGGCAGGATGAGGGGAAGAAGGGTGGATTGGAGCAGCCGACGTCGAACTTTCCGGCTTGGGCGAGGACCGTCCACGAGTGCGAGGCCGAATTCGTGGTTTCGGCTCACGACGGGCTCCGATCTGAGGAGGTAGTGAAGCTGCGGGAGATTTATGGACTGAACGAGCTTTCGAAGCACTCTGGGCCTTCGATCTGGCAGTTGGTACTTGAGCAGTTCAACGACACGCTGGTCCGGATCCTTCTTGTGGCCGCCGTCGTCTCTTTCGTGCTCGCGTGGTACGATGGGGACGAAGGTGGTGAGATGGGGATCACTGCCTTTGTGGAGCCCTTGGTGATATTCCTTATTCTGATCGTGAATGCAATCGTTGGTGTTTGGCAAGAGAACAACGCTGAGAAGGCACTCGAGGCCCTGAAAGAAATCCAGTCTGAGCATGCCTCTGTTAGAAGGAACGGGGAGTTGATTCCAAATCTGCCTGCTAAGGAACTTGTACCGGGTGACATCGTGGAGCTTAAGGTTGGGGACAAGGTTCCAGCGGATATGAGGATTTTGCACCTGATTAGCTCCACTGTGAGGGTAGAGCAAGCATCTCTTACGGGAGAGAATGATGCGGTGAACAAAACCAACCACCAAGTTGAGTCTGAAGACATAGATATCCAAGGGAAGGAATGCATGGTTTTTGCAGGTACTACAGTCGTGAATGGCAGCTGCATATGCTTGGTTATACAGACCGGTATGAACACTGAAATTGGTAAGATACATTCGCAGATACATGAAGCTTCACAGAGTGAAGATGATACACCATTGAAGAAGAAATTGAATGAGTTCGGGGAGGTCCTTACAGCAATTATTGGTGTGATTTGTGCTGTGGTTTGGCTTATCAATGTGAAATACTTCCTTACCTGGGAGTATGTTGATGGCTGGCCAAGGAATTTCAAGTTTTCCTTTGAGAAGTGCACTTATTACTTCGAGATTGCTGTTGCCTTGGCTGTTGCAGCAATCCCAGAAGGGTTGCCTGCGGTTATCACTACTTGCTTGGCACTGGGTACACGGAAGATGGCACAAAAGAATGCACTGGTTCGGAAGCTACCAAGTGTTGAGACTTTGGGTTGCACAACTGTGATATGCTCTGATAAGACTGGTACATTGACGACAAACCAGATGTCTGCTGTAAGGCTTGTTGCAATGGGGCGCTGGGCAGATACACTTAGAACATTCAAAGTGGATGGTACCACATACAATCCTCATGATGGGATTATCCATGATTGGCCGACCAGTAACATGGATGCAAATCTTCAAATGATTGCTAAGATTGCTGCTGTTTGCAATGATGCAAGTGTCAATCATTCAGCACATCAGTTTGTTACCAGTGGTATGCCAACAGAGGCAGCCCTGAAG GTTTTGGTTGAGAAAATGGGACTTCCTGGAGGATATGAGACATCATCATTGGACTCAGATGAAATATTAA GGTGCTGTAAATGGTGGAATGGAATGGCCCAGAGGGTTGCGACTCTTGAGTTTGATCGTTCTCGAAAGTCAATGGGAGTTATTGTGAAATCAAAATCAGGAACAAATTCTTTGCTTGTAAAG ggtgctgtagaaaatttgttGGAAAGAAGTGCCTACGTTCAGCTGCTTGATGGTTCTGTTGTGGTGTTAGATGACAGATCAAAAAGTCTTATTCTGGATGCCCTTCATAAGATGTCAACAACTGCGTTGCGCTGTTTGGGATTTGCCTATACGGATGATCTAGCAGAATTTGCAACATATGATGGTGAAGACCACCCGGCTCATAAACTTTTACTAGATCCATCAAATTACTCATCCATTGAAACTGGTCTAGTGTTTGTTGGATTAGTAGGGCTTAGG GATCCTCCACGGAGTGAGGTCTACAAAGCAATTGAAGATTGTAGAGCAGCTGGTATCCGAGTTATGGTCATAACTGGAGACAACAAGGAAACCGCAGAAGCAATTTGCCGTGATATAGGTGTATTTACGCCTGACGAAGAGATACATTCAAAGAGCCTCACAGGCAAAGGTTTTATGTCTATGTCATCCAGTGATAAAAAGACCCTTTTGAGGCAAAGTGGTGGTCTTCTTTTTTCTAGAGCAGAACCAAAGCATAAACAAGAGATCGTGAGATTACTTAGAGAAGATGGTGAGGTAGTTGCAATGACAGGGGATGGAGTGAACGATGCTCCTGCATTGAAAATGGCAGATATTGGTATAGCAATGGGCATTGCTGGGACAGAG gTTGCTAAGGAAGCCTCAGATATGGTGTTGGCAGATGATAATTTCAGTTCAATAGTTGCAGCAGTTGGTGAAGGAAGATCGATTTACAACAATATGAAAGCTTTTATAAG ATACATGATTTCCTCAAATATTGGTGAAGTTGCCTCCATTTTTTTAACAGCAGCTTTAGGTATTCCAGAGGGACTGATACCGGTTCAACTTTTGTGGGTCAATCTTGTCACGGATGGCCCTCCTGCAACTGCTCTTGGATTCAACCCACCTGATAAAGATATTATGAAGAAACCACCTCGAAGGAGTGACGACTCATTGATTACTGCATGGATTTTATTCCGTTATATG GTCATTGGGCTTTATGTGGGGATTGCTACAGTTGGTATCTTCATTATATGGTATACTCATGGTTCTTTTATGGGAATCGACTTCAGTGGTGATGGCCACACCCTTGTAACCTATTCACAGCTTTCTAACTGGGGAGAATGCTCCTCATGGGAGGGCTTCAAGGTCTCTCCATTCACTGCTGGAGCACGACAATTCACCTTTGATGCTAATCCCTGTGACTATTTCCAGACTGGTAAAGTGAAGGCAATGACCCTTTCGCTGTCTGTCTTGGTGGCCATTGAGATGTTCAATTCACTTAATGCATTATCTGAAGACGGGAGCCTCCTGAGCATGCCTCCATGGGCCAACCCATGGCTTCTTTTGGCCATGTCCATCTCATTTGGACTGCATTTCCTAATATTATATGTCCCTTTCCTTGCTCAAGTCTTCGGAATAGTGCCTCTCAGTTTCAACGAGTGGCTCTTGGTGTTGGCAGTTGCATTTCCAGTGATCCTTATTGATGAGGTCCTCAAATTTATCGGGCGTCACACAAGTTCTTCGGGTGCCAAGAGCTGGTCTGCAAAGCACAAGGATGAGTAG